Proteins found in one Triticum urartu cultivar G1812 chromosome 4, Tu2.1, whole genome shotgun sequence genomic segment:
- the LOC125551288 gene encoding ribulose bisphosphate carboxylase/oxygenase activase A, chloroplastic isoform X1, translated as MAAAFSSTVGAPASTPTNFLGKKLKKQVTSAVNYHGKSSKANRFTVMAAENIDEKRNTDKWKGLAYDISDDQQDITRGKGIVDSLFQAPTGDGTHEAVLSSYEYVSQGLKKYDFDNTMGGFYIAPAFMDKLVVHLSKNFMTLPNIKIPLILGIWGGKGQGKSFQCELVFAKMGINPIMMSAGELESGNAGEPAKLIRQRYREAADMIKKGKMCCLFINDLDAGAGRMGGTTQYTVNNQMVNATLMNIADAPTNVQLPGMYNKEENPRVPIVVTGNDFSTLYAPLIRDGRMEKFYWAPTRDDRIGVCKGIFQTDNVSDESVVKIVDTFPGQSIDFFGALRARVYDDEVRKWVTSTGIENIGKKLVNSRDGPVTFEQPKMTVEKLLEYGHMLVQEQDNVKRVQLADTYMSQAALGDANQDAMKTGSFYGKGAQQGTLPVPAGCTDQTAKNFDPTARSDDGSCLYTF; from the exons ATGGCTGCTGCCTTCTCCTCCACCGTCGGTGCCCCG GCTTCTACGCCGACCAACTTCCTCGGGAAGAAGCTCAAGAAGCAGGTGACCTCGGCCGTGAACTACCATGGCAAGAGCTCCAAGGCCAACAGGTTCACAGTCATGGCAGCGGAAAACATCGACGAGAAGAGGAACACAGACAAGTGGAAGGGTCTTGCCTACGATATCTCCGACGACCAGCAGGACATCACCAGAGGGAAGGGCATCGTGGACTCCCTCTTCCAGGCGCCCACGGGCGACGGCACCCACGAGGCCGTCCTCAGCTCCTACGAGTACGTCAGCCAGGGACTCAAGAAGTACGACTTCGACAACACCATGGGAGGCTTCTACATCGCTCCTGCTTTCATGGACAAGCTTGTTGTCCATCTCTCCAAGAACTTCATGACCCTGCCCAACATCAAG ATCCCACTCATCTTGGGTATCTGGGGAGGCAAGGGTCAAGGAAAATCCTTCCAGTGTGAGCTTGTCTTCGCCAAGATGGGCATCAA CCCAATCATGATGAGTGCCGGAGAGCTGGAGAGTGGCAACGCCGGAGAGCCAGCCAAGCTCATCAGGCAGCGGTACCGTGAGGCTGCAGACATGATCAAGAAGGGTAAGATGTGCTGCCTCTTCATCAACGATCTTGACGCCGGTGCGGGTCGGATGGGCGGGACCACACAGTACACCGTCAACAACCAGATGGTGAACGCCACCCTCATGAACATCGCCGATGCCCCCACCAACGTGCAGCTCCCAGGCATGTACAACAAGGAGGAGAACCCTCGTGTGCCCATCGTCGTCACTGGTAACGATTTCTCAACGTTGTACGCCCCTCTCATCCGTGATGGTCGTATGGAGAAGTTCTACTGGGCTCCCACCCGCGACGACCGTATCGGTGTCTGCAAGGGTATCTTCCAGACCGACAATGTCAGCGACGAGTCCGTCGTCAAGATCGTCGACACCTTCCCAGGACAATCCATCG ACTTTTTCGGTGCTCTGCGTGCTCGGGTGTACGACGACGAGGTGCGCAAGTGGGTGACCTCTACCGGTATCGAGAACATTGGCAAGAAGCTTGTGAACTCGCGGGACGGACCAGTGACCTTTGAGCAGCCAAAGATGACAGTCGAGAAGCTGCTAGAGTACGGGCACATGCTCGTCCAGGAGCAGGACAATGTCAAGCGTGTGCAGCTTGCTGACACCTACATGAGCCAGGCAGCTCTGGGTGATGCTAACCAGGATGCGATGAAGACTGGTTCCTTCTACG GTAAAGGGGCACAGCAAGGTACTTTGCCTGTGCCGGCAGGATGCACCGACCAGACTGCCAAGAACTTCGACCCAACGGCGAGGAGTGACGACGGCAGCTGCCTTTACACCTTTTAA
- the LOC125551289 gene encoding ribulose bisphosphate carboxylase/oxygenase activase B, chloroplastic: protein MASAFSSTVGAPASTPTTFLGKKVKKQAGALNYYHGGNKINSRVVRAMAAKKELDEGKQTDADRWKGLAYDISDDQQDITRGKGIVDSLFQAPMGDGTHEAILSSYEYISQGLRKYDFDNTMDGLYIAPAFMDKLIVHLAKNFMTLPNIKVPLILGIWGGKGQGKSFQCELVFAKMGINPIMMSAGELESGNAGEPAKLIRQRYREAADIIKKGKMCCLFINDLDAGAGRMGGTTQYTVNNQMVNATLMNIADAPTNVQLPGMYNKEENPRVPIIVTGNDFSTLYAPLIRDGRMEKFYWAPTREDRIGVCKGIFRTDNVPDEAVVRLVDTFPGQSIDFFGALRARVYDDEVRKWVGEIGVENISKRLVNSREGPPTFDQPKMTIEKLMEYGHMLVQEQENVKRVQLADKYLSEAALGQANDDAMATGAFYGK, encoded by the coding sequence GCGTCGACCCCGACCACCTTCCTCGGGAAGAAGGTGAAGAAGCAGGCCGGTGCGTTGAACTACTACCATGGTGGCAACAAGATCAACAGTAGGGTGGTCAGGGCCATGGCGGCCAAAAAGGAACTTGACGAGGGCAAGCAGACCGATGCCGATCGGTGGAAGGGTCTCGCTTACGACATCTCCGATGACCAGCAGGACATCACGAGGGGGAAAGGCATCGTGGACTCCCTGTTCCAGGCCCCCATGGGCGACGGCACCCACGAGGCTATCCTGAGCTCCTACGAGTACATCAGCCAGGGCCTGCGCAAGTACGACTTCGACAACACCATGGACGGGCTGTACATCGCCCCGGCGTTCATGGACAAGCTCATCGTCCACCTCGCCAAGAACTTCATGACACTCCCCAACATCAAGGTCCCTCTCATCCTGGGTATCTGGGGAGGCAAGGGACAGGGCAAGTCGTTCCAGTGCGAGCTGGTGTTCGCCAAGATGGGCATCAACCCCATCATGATGAGCGCCGGAGAGCTGGAGAGCGGCAACGCCGGCGAGCCGGCCAAGCTGATCCGGCAGAGGTACCGCGAGGCTGCCGACATTATCAAGAAGGGCAAGATGTGCTGCCTCTTCATCAACGACCTGGACGCCGGCGCGGGGCGGATGGGCGGGACGACGCAGTACACGGTGAACAACCAGATGGTGAACGCCACCCTGATGAACATCGCGGACGCGCCCACCAACGTGCAGCTCCCGGGGATGTACAACAAGGAGGAGAACCCACGCGTGcccatcatcgtcaccggcaacGACTTCTCGACGCTGTACGCGCCCCTCATCCGGGACGGCCGCATGGAGAAGTTCTACTGGGCGCCCACCCGGGAGGACCGCATCGGCGTGTGCAAGGGCATCTTCCGCACCGACAACGTCCCCGACGAGGCCGTGGTGAGGCTGGTGGACACCTTCCCGGGGCAGTCCATCGACTTCTTCGGCGCACTGCGGGCGCGGGTGTACGACGACGAGGTGCGCAAGTGGGTCGGCGAGATCGGCGTCGAGAACATCTCCAAGCGGCTCGTCAACTCCAGGGAGGGGCCGCCGACGTTCGACCAGCCCAAGATGACCATCGAGAAGCTCATGGAGTACGGCCACATGCTGGTCCAGGAGCAGGAGAACGTGAAGCGCGTGCAGCTCGCCGACAAGTACCTCAGCGAGGCGGCGCTCGGCCAAGCCAACGACGACGCCATGGCGACCGGCGCCTTCTACGGCAAGTAG
- the LOC125551288 gene encoding ribulose bisphosphate carboxylase/oxygenase activase A, chloroplastic isoform X2 — translation MAAAFSSTVGAPASTPTNFLGKKLKKQVTSAVNYHGKSSKANRFTVMAAENIDEKRNTDKWKGLAYDISDDQQDITRGKGIVDSLFQAPTGDGTHEAVLSSYEYVSQGLKKYDFDNTMGGFYIAPAFMDKLVVHLSKNFMTLPNIKIPLILGIWGGKGQGKSFQCELVFAKMGINPIMMSAGELESGNAGEPAKLIRQRYREAADMIKKGKMCCLFINDLDAGAGRMGGTTQYTVNNQMVNATLMNIADAPTNVQLPGMYNKEENPRVPIVVTGNDFSTLYAPLIRDGRMEKFYWAPTRDDRIGVCKGIFQTDNVSDESVVKIVDTFPGQSIDFFGALRARVYDDEVRKWVTSTGIENIGKKLVNSRDGPVTFEQPKMTVEKLLEYGHMLVQEQDNVKRVQLADTYMSQAALGDANQDAMKTGSFYG, via the exons ATGGCTGCTGCCTTCTCCTCCACCGTCGGTGCCCCG GCTTCTACGCCGACCAACTTCCTCGGGAAGAAGCTCAAGAAGCAGGTGACCTCGGCCGTGAACTACCATGGCAAGAGCTCCAAGGCCAACAGGTTCACAGTCATGGCAGCGGAAAACATCGACGAGAAGAGGAACACAGACAAGTGGAAGGGTCTTGCCTACGATATCTCCGACGACCAGCAGGACATCACCAGAGGGAAGGGCATCGTGGACTCCCTCTTCCAGGCGCCCACGGGCGACGGCACCCACGAGGCCGTCCTCAGCTCCTACGAGTACGTCAGCCAGGGACTCAAGAAGTACGACTTCGACAACACCATGGGAGGCTTCTACATCGCTCCTGCTTTCATGGACAAGCTTGTTGTCCATCTCTCCAAGAACTTCATGACCCTGCCCAACATCAAG ATCCCACTCATCTTGGGTATCTGGGGAGGCAAGGGTCAAGGAAAATCCTTCCAGTGTGAGCTTGTCTTCGCCAAGATGGGCATCAA CCCAATCATGATGAGTGCCGGAGAGCTGGAGAGTGGCAACGCCGGAGAGCCAGCCAAGCTCATCAGGCAGCGGTACCGTGAGGCTGCAGACATGATCAAGAAGGGTAAGATGTGCTGCCTCTTCATCAACGATCTTGACGCCGGTGCGGGTCGGATGGGCGGGACCACACAGTACACCGTCAACAACCAGATGGTGAACGCCACCCTCATGAACATCGCCGATGCCCCCACCAACGTGCAGCTCCCAGGCATGTACAACAAGGAGGAGAACCCTCGTGTGCCCATCGTCGTCACTGGTAACGATTTCTCAACGTTGTACGCCCCTCTCATCCGTGATGGTCGTATGGAGAAGTTCTACTGGGCTCCCACCCGCGACGACCGTATCGGTGTCTGCAAGGGTATCTTCCAGACCGACAATGTCAGCGACGAGTCCGTCGTCAAGATCGTCGACACCTTCCCAGGACAATCCATCG ACTTTTTCGGTGCTCTGCGTGCTCGGGTGTACGACGACGAGGTGCGCAAGTGGGTGACCTCTACCGGTATCGAGAACATTGGCAAGAAGCTTGTGAACTCGCGGGACGGACCAGTGACCTTTGAGCAGCCAAAGATGACAGTCGAGAAGCTGCTAGAGTACGGGCACATGCTCGTCCAGGAGCAGGACAATGTCAAGCGTGTGCAGCTTGCTGACACCTACATGAGCCAGGCAGCTCTGGGTGATGCTAACCAGGATGCGATGAAGACTGGTTCCTTCTACGGTTAG